From a single Pseudomonas sp. A34-9 genomic region:
- a CDS encoding response regulator, producing the protein MTASSLPRQQLLLVDDEEDALLELAELLEGEGFVCHTATSVKLALHHLTRHPDIALVITDLRMPEESGMSLIKRLREHTSRQHLPVIVMSGHADMEDVSDLLRLQVVDLFRKPIYYVRLLETLDNLFPKPRMNLVR; encoded by the coding sequence ATGACTGCTTCTTCGCTGCCGCGCCAACAGTTGCTTCTGGTTGACGATGAAGAGGACGCGTTGCTGGAGCTGGCGGAGTTGCTGGAGGGGGAGGGGTTTGTCTGTCATACGGCGACGTCGGTGAAGCTGGCGTTGCATCATCTGACTCGCCATCCTGATATCGCGTTGGTGATCACTGATTTGCGTATGCCTGAAGAGTCCGGGATGTCGTTGATCAAGCGCTTGCGTGAGCATACTTCGCGACAGCATTTGCCGGTGATTGTGATGTCCGGACATGCGGATATGGAGGATGTCAGTGATCTGTTGCGATTGCAGGTGGTGGATCTGTTTCGCAAGCCGATTTATTACGTCAGGTTGTTGGAGACGCTGGATAATTTGTTTCCCAAGCCCAGGATGAACCTTGTTCGGTGA
- a CDS encoding Flp family type IVb pilin, with product MIVDYLTARVRLLIRNEEAASAIEYAIVVAMVAVVVVAFVTPLGNRVLFYFNNILTGLGGTAVTRP from the coding sequence ATGATTGTTGATTATTTGACGGCCAGAGTTCGTCTGTTGATCAGAAACGAGGAAGCAGCCTCGGCGATCGAGTACGCGATTGTGGTGGCGATGGTTGCCGTTGTGGTGGTGGCCTTCGTGACCCCACTGGGTAACCGGGTGCTGTTCTACTTCAACAATATCTTGACCGGACTTGGCGGCACTGCCGTGACCAGACCCTGA
- a CDS encoding type II and III secretion system protein family protein, translating into MQSRFRPTFKPMLRALLLMGLSMDAALAAVGNCSALGRMPPVIEIGEGFQQDVQSPVAITRLAIGDPKIADVHANGSSSFLLTGVAPGATSLMVWTACSSEPRQSMVFVQGAATAALNSALPSDDPSLPSQVQTDIRFVEVSRTKLKEATASLIGTRGNFLFGSPGTLPPIDGVPQPRLPVDNSLFNFSWIGGKTMAIINALETSGFAYTLARPSLVALNGQSASFLAGGEIPIPVPSSGSDSVSIEYKEFGIRLTLTPTIIGRDRIALKVAPEVSELDFSNAVQIAGTTVPALTIRRTDTSVSLGDGESFVISGLISTTNSSQVNKFPGLGDIPVLGAFFKGSQIKREERELLMIVTPHLVQPLAADAQLPSLPGEKLRNYDPNFYRMFFLENGNFDKRSGLSQ; encoded by the coding sequence ATGCAGAGTCGTTTCAGGCCGACATTCAAACCCATGCTGCGCGCCCTGTTACTGATGGGCCTGTCGATGGACGCCGCGTTGGCGGCGGTCGGTAATTGCTCGGCACTGGGGCGCATGCCGCCGGTGATCGAAATCGGCGAAGGCTTTCAGCAGGACGTGCAGTCCCCGGTGGCGATTACTCGTCTGGCGATTGGCGATCCGAAAATCGCCGACGTACACGCCAATGGCAGCTCGTCCTTTTTACTCACCGGTGTGGCGCCCGGCGCCACCAGCCTGATGGTCTGGACGGCGTGCTCGAGCGAGCCGCGCCAGAGCATGGTATTCGTGCAGGGCGCCGCCACCGCCGCGTTGAACAGTGCTTTGCCCTCAGATGATCCGAGCCTGCCGTCCCAGGTACAGACCGATATTCGCTTCGTCGAAGTCAGCCGGACCAAACTCAAAGAAGCCACCGCCTCGCTGATCGGCACGCGTGGCAATTTCCTCTTCGGTTCGCCCGGCACACTGCCGCCGATTGACGGCGTGCCGCAGCCCCGCCTGCCGGTGGACAACTCGTTGTTTAACTTCTCGTGGATCGGCGGCAAAACCATGGCGATCATCAACGCGCTGGAAACCAGCGGCTTCGCCTACACCCTCGCACGGCCGAGTCTGGTGGCGCTGAACGGGCAGAGCGCGAGCTTTCTGGCCGGCGGTGAAATTCCGATTCCGGTGCCCAGTTCCGGCAGCGACAGCGTCTCGATCGAATACAAGGAATTCGGCATCCGCCTGACCCTGACACCGACCATCATCGGCCGCGATCGCATCGCGTTGAAGGTCGCTCCGGAAGTCAGCGAACTGGACTTCAGCAATGCGGTGCAAATTGCCGGCACCACCGTACCCGCCCTGACCATCCGCCGCACCGACACCAGCGTGTCACTGGGCGATGGCGAAAGCTTCGTCATCAGTGGCTTGATCAGTACCACCAACAGCTCGCAAGTGAACAAGTTTCCCGGCCTCGGTGACATCCCGGTGCTCGGCGCCTTTTTCAAAGGCTCGCAGATCAAGCGCGAGGAGCGCGAACTGCTGATGATCGTCACCCCGCATCTGGTGCAGCCATTGGCCGCCGATGCCCAATTACCGTCGTTGCCCGGCGAGAAACTGCGCAACTACGACCCGAATTTCTACCGCATGTTTTTCCTCGAGAACGGCAATTTCGACAAGCGCAGCGGGTTATCCCAATGA
- a CDS encoding Flp family type IVb pilin, whose translation MLFEYLMIRARSFLANEDAASAIEYAIVVAMVAVVVIVFVTPVGGRVLVMFNNLLVALGGTAVSTTPAPSS comes from the coding sequence ATGCTCTTTGAGTACCTGATGATTCGTGCCCGCAGTTTCCTGGCCAATGAGGATGCAGCATCGGCCATCGAGTATGCGATTGTGGTGGCGATGGTGGCGGTGGTGGTCATCGTGTTCGTCACGCCGGTGGGTGGCCGTGTGCTGGTCATGTTCAACAACTTGCTGGTGGCGCTGGGGGGGACGGCCGTCTCGACCACACCTGCGCCGTCCTCCTGA
- a CDS encoding CpaF family protein, with translation MSAEKLFGAAPRNGVGNSDHEGLKLVLHRYIIDALEESGKNLLEGSRQQLAQFVTDKVAEYIARLHLAISRYEMERLAEEIVDELTGFGPLEVLLRDQSVTEILVNGPHRVFIERDGVLHQSDLRFIDAHHVERVMQRILAPLGRRLDESSPMVDARLPDGSRVNAIIPPIALDGPCLSIRKFRQDMLKSTDLMAMQTIDLSIFEFFQDAVGKRCNILISGGTGTGKTTLLNILSQLINPHERLVTIEDVAELQLGHPHVVRLETRPPNAEGHGEVKASDLIRNALRMRPDRIILGEIRGVEVVDVLTAMNTGHDGSMSTVHANNAQDALLRLETLVGLTGRSIAERTLRQMICAALDVIIQLTRMPDGRRCVSEVVEVVGIREDVYVTNTLFRLDRRTGFGFLREAVNPAGDKLRHETHLG, from the coding sequence ATGAGCGCAGAAAAACTTTTCGGCGCGGCGCCTCGCAACGGCGTCGGCAACAGCGATCACGAAGGCCTGAAACTGGTCCTGCATCGCTACATCATCGACGCCCTCGAAGAGTCCGGCAAAAACCTGCTGGAAGGTTCACGCCAACAACTCGCGCAATTTGTCACCGACAAAGTCGCCGAGTACATCGCCCGTTTGCACCTGGCGATTTCCCGCTACGAGATGGAGCGCCTGGCCGAGGAGATCGTCGACGAACTCACCGGTTTCGGCCCGCTGGAAGTGTTGTTGCGCGATCAGTCAGTGACCGAGATTCTGGTCAACGGCCCGCACCGGGTGTTTATCGAACGCGACGGTGTCCTGCACCAGAGTGACCTGCGGTTTATCGACGCCCATCACGTCGAACGCGTGATGCAGCGCATCCTCGCGCCACTCGGACGGCGCCTCGACGAATCTTCGCCGATGGTCGACGCACGCCTGCCCGATGGCAGCCGGGTCAACGCGATCATTCCGCCGATTGCCCTCGATGGCCCGTGCCTGTCGATCCGTAAATTTCGCCAGGACATGCTCAAGAGCACCGACCTGATGGCGATGCAAACCATCGACCTGTCGATTTTCGAGTTTTTCCAGGATGCGGTCGGCAAGCGCTGCAACATCCTGATCAGCGGCGGCACCGGCACCGGCAAGACCACGCTGCTGAACATTCTCAGCCAGTTGATCAACCCGCACGAGCGTCTGGTGACCATCGAAGACGTCGCCGAATTGCAGCTCGGCCACCCGCACGTGGTGCGCCTGGAAACCCGTCCGCCGAACGCCGAAGGCCACGGTGAAGTGAAGGCCAGCGACCTGATCCGTAACGCCCTGCGGATGCGCCCCGACCGGATCATCCTCGGCGAGATTCGCGGCGTCGAAGTGGTCGACGTATTGACCGCGATGAACACCGGTCACGACGGCTCGATGAGCACCGTGCACGCCAACAACGCCCAGGATGCCCTGCTGCGCCTGGAAACCCTGGTCGGCCTGACGGGCCGTTCCATCGCCGAACGCACGCTGCGCCAGATGATCTGCGCCGCCCTCGACGTGATCATCCAGTTGACGCGCATGCCTGACGGGCGCCGCTGCGTCAGCGAAGTGGTGGAAGTGGTCGGTATTCGCGAAGACGTCTACGTCACCAACACCTTGTTTCGCCTCGACCGCCGTACGGGCTTCGGCTTCCTGCGCGAAGCCGTCAATCCGGCCGGCGACAAGCTGCGCCACGAGACGCATCTGGGCTGA
- the cpaB gene encoding Flp pilus assembly protein CpaB — protein MNSRVTMGLAAILLLGAIFVGYWGLVLSRQPAPVAEAPVAPAVTVEKTVAIAEDQTRQPVVVLLHDVPPFTALTAADVAVEKLRSAPAGSLSNVDQAVGRTPWRHLSAGTWLNDESFTAGGSLARMIHRDERALTVAVDEVIGAAGQLIPGDYVDVLLYLRQDSSNPEQSAQIVLPAMRVLGVGDQYGLTNDGQPASPALSADEKLKQDQRRIAARTVVLAVPEQLLSRLMLATQAGTLRLAVRSSEEQRLAKYWAGEDQSAAHLDSANRQLVQFTQLALSGAPKTPASGGSGGTARPAVEIIRGNQITQQNP, from the coding sequence ATGAACAGTCGCGTCACCATGGGCCTTGCAGCCATCCTTCTGCTTGGAGCGATTTTTGTCGGCTACTGGGGACTGGTGCTCAGTCGTCAACCGGCACCCGTCGCCGAAGCGCCCGTTGCCCCAGCCGTCACCGTTGAAAAAACTGTCGCGATCGCCGAAGACCAGACCCGCCAACCGGTGGTGGTGTTGCTGCACGATGTGCCGCCGTTTACCGCGCTGACGGCGGCCGATGTCGCGGTGGAAAAACTGCGCAGTGCACCGGCGGGCAGCTTGAGCAACGTCGATCAGGCCGTCGGCCGCACACCCTGGCGGCACCTCAGCGCCGGCACTTGGCTGAACGATGAAAGCTTCACCGCCGGCGGTTCATTGGCACGCATGATTCATCGCGATGAGCGCGCATTGACCGTGGCGGTCGACGAAGTGATCGGCGCGGCCGGGCAATTGATCCCCGGCGATTACGTCGATGTGCTGCTCTATCTGCGCCAGGACTCCAGCAATCCGGAACAGTCGGCGCAGATCGTTCTACCGGCCATGCGCGTGCTTGGGGTGGGTGATCAGTACGGCCTGACCAATGACGGCCAACCCGCTTCGCCGGCCTTGAGCGCTGACGAAAAACTCAAACAGGATCAACGCCGCATCGCCGCGCGCACCGTGGTGCTGGCGGTGCCGGAACAACTGCTCAGTCGCCTGATGCTCGCCACGCAGGCCGGCACCTTGCGCCTGGCCGTGCGCAGCAGCGAAGAACAACGCCTGGCCAAATACTGGGCCGGTGAAGACCAGTCTGCGGCCCATCTCGACAGCGCCAACCGACAACTTGTCCAGTTCACCCAACTGGCCTTGAGCGGCGCACCGAAAACGCCAGCCAGCGGCGGTTCCGGTGGCACGGCGCGGCCGGCGGTGGAAATCATTCGCGGCAATCAGATCACCCAACAAAACCCATGA
- a CDS encoding pilus assembly protein, giving the protein MSQSLSQTFLAITRNSTDLEWLQGALAPLGQVVSAGGGSLDELLALVDVTFANLVFVGLDREHVVAQSALIEGALEAKPMLAIVALGDGMDNQLVLNAMRAGARDFVAYGSRSSEVAGLVRRLSKRLPPVAPNTQLGGLTVMYGVQSSSDGALLANHMALVVQKSGQQTLLLDLGLPRGDSLALLGLESSFHFGDALRHLRRLDATLIDSAFTSAEAGLRILAYASNDEPLENTSAAELYMLLSALRQHFQHIVVNLTGQSDSEALRTFVSHCDKLLWYTDQNVLNCRRNLAVLNLWREKGMKLDHGRLLIDRYLSNVAPNSETLGKTFNLEVIATLALTPEVRLNAKNQGVSLFELAPREKLTQSLRALGERLAKRSEGLAKPKVTWFDRLRGTS; this is encoded by the coding sequence ATGAGCCAGAGCCTGAGCCAGACCTTTCTCGCCATCACCCGCAACAGCACCGATCTGGAGTGGCTGCAAGGCGCGCTCGCGCCGCTCGGTCAGGTGGTCAGCGCCGGTGGCGGCAGCCTTGATGAACTGCTCGCGCTAGTGGACGTGACCTTTGCCAACCTGGTGTTCGTCGGCCTGGATCGCGAGCACGTGGTCGCCCAGAGCGCGTTGATCGAAGGCGCGCTGGAAGCCAAACCGATGCTGGCAATCGTGGCCCTTGGCGACGGCATGGACAATCAGCTGGTGCTCAATGCGATGCGCGCCGGCGCCCGGGATTTTGTCGCCTACGGGTCGCGCTCCAGTGAAGTCGCCGGGCTGGTGCGGCGCTTGAGCAAACGCCTGCCGCCCGTGGCACCGAACACGCAACTGGGTGGCCTCACGGTTATGTATGGCGTACAGAGCAGCTCCGACGGCGCACTGCTAGCCAACCACATGGCATTGGTCGTACAGAAGAGCGGTCAGCAGACCTTGCTGCTCGATCTCGGTTTGCCGCGCGGTGACAGCCTCGCCCTGCTCGGGCTGGAGAGTTCGTTTCACTTCGGCGATGCCTTGCGCCACTTGCGAAGGCTCGACGCCACGTTGATCGACAGCGCCTTCACCAGTGCCGAGGCCGGCCTGCGAATTCTCGCCTACGCCAGCAACGACGAGCCGCTGGAAAACACCAGCGCCGCCGAGCTGTACATGTTGCTCAGTGCCCTGCGCCAGCACTTCCAGCACATCGTCGTGAACCTCACCGGGCAGAGCGACAGCGAAGCGTTGCGCACCTTTGTCAGCCACTGCGACAAGTTGCTCTGGTACACCGACCAGAACGTGCTCAACTGCCGGCGCAACCTCGCCGTGCTCAATCTGTGGCGGGAAAAAGGCATGAAGCTCGACCACGGACGCCTGCTGATCGATCGCTACTTGAGCAACGTCGCGCCCAACTCGGAAACCCTCGGCAAGACCTTCAACCTGGAAGTGATCGCTACGCTGGCCCTCACCCCGGAAGTGCGCCTGAACGCCAAAAACCAGGGCGTCAGCCTGTTCGAACTGGCCCCGCGGGAAAAACTCACCCAGAGCCTGCGCGCCCTCGGTGAACGCCTGGCCAAACGTTCCGAGGGCCTGGCCAAGCCTAAAGTCACCTGGTTCGACCGCTTGCGAGGCACCTCATGA